TGCCCCAAACCTTGGATGCTGTTTAATCAGATCCCATTCCTCAGCAGATAATGGCTTGTTACTATCCAATATTTGATTTGAAATCATGATCTTTCCTACATCGTGAATGAAGCAACCTCTTACTAACTTGGCTTTGGATAATGGGTCCATGTTCAAGGCAGAAGCTAACTTCTCACCTAGTAATGCCACTCGTACGCAATGTCGATAGGTTTCTTTGTGCTTACTTTGCAAATGGTCCATTTTCCCAATTACATAGGAGTCATGCTTGAATTCTTGGGCTGAACGCTCTGTTTGCAAAACTATACCTCTCATAAGTGGCCCCTTCTCCCCAAAATGCCGATTGTCGCATTAAATGTTTGCTTAACCATGCCGATATAGTGTTCATCATCATGAAATCCGACTGCCTTTCCTTCGCCCCCCCTACAAAATGGGCAAGTCGGACAATTACTGTTATACGACATCTTAGAGGAGGAAAGATTAAATGAATATTAGAGTGTTAGAGTCGAATGCGCTCTCATCGCTTGAACACGGCTTTAGTAATAAAGGACAACAGGAGGAATACAACGACGATCAAATTGTAAATATGTTTCTGACCGTTTGCGGGCTTTCTTTACACACACTACGGAATTACAAAAGAGCAATTTGCCACTTTAGGGAATTCATTCCCAATCTCACCTTAAAGGACGTGACGTGGAAAGAGGTGGAAGCCTATAAGCTTGGATTAATGCGAGGCATCTCCAGTTATTCCAATAAACCGCTTGCACCTGCCAGCGTCTCTGCTTTAATTGCACCGCTCAAATCTTTATACAAATGGGGAAGCGATTCCAACATTGGCATCTTCACAAAAAATCCAACCAGCTCCATAAGGCTGCCGCAGGTCATGGTAACGAGCCGGAAGCATTTTCTGACCCAACGAGAGGTTGGCTCTCTTCTGAACCAGCTGTACCAGCAAAGCTTACGGAATTATTTGATCGGACTATCATTAGTTACTTTGGGCTTGAGGGTATCGGAGCTCTCTAATATTAAGTGGGGCGACTTCTCTACAGATCCTATTGGGAATTCGGTGTGGTTAAACGTTGAAAGAGGGAAAGGCGGGAAAAGCAGAGATGTTAAAATACCGCGAAGCTTGTGGACTGTTTTTCAAAGCTATAAGAAACAAGCAGAAACCAAAACTCCGTTAGACAGCTCATCATCTGTTTTTTCAATTACAACTAGACAAATTGAAAGAATTATTCAAGAAGCTGGTAAGCAATCTATAGAAACTAAATTGCCAACACCTCACTGGCTTCGACATACGAGTGCTACTCTCGCTCTCCTGAAAGGGGCCTCCTTGCAGCAGGTGCAGGAAACCCTTGGCCATACGCACATTAATACGACTCAGCGTTATTTGCATACGGTTGAACAGCTTGAAAAAGCCGCTCCGGATTTCGTCGAAGAATGCTTAATGGACTTCATTCAGCTTTAATATCTTGTGTCCATTTTGCGAACACCTACAAATAAAAGTTGTATAATCGGACTTTTTACCCTAAAATTCATAGAATATTAGAAAATGTTAATTACATGACTAACTTCAAGCATGGGTCTTATGTCGCACAACAGTAATTGTTCGACATCCATTATCAGCATACATCTGCATCATAAATCAGCTCAAATTATATTATGTCATTAATTCATAAATTTAACTTTTTCACAAAAAACACTGATGATTAGGGGATAATTAATGTATTTTAGATAAAAAAAAAGCTATCCAAAAGCGCTAAACTTTTGGGTAGCTTCTTTTTTTGTATTGCAACAGCTTGCAGTCCGCCGACACTCGGTTTCCGCCCATTAGTACGCTCACTGGCTTGTGTAGCACACCTTCACCCGGTTTATGCCCATTAGTACGCTCTCAACGGCTTATAGACCACCTACAGCCGGTTTCCGACCCATTAGTCCGCTGACAGCGGCTTGCAGACCACCAACACCCGGTTTCCCACCATTTAGTCCGCTGCAAGCGGCTTGCAGATCACCTACACCCGGTTTTCCACCATTTAGTCCGCTGACAGCGGCTTGCAGACCACCAACACCCGGTTTTCCACCATTTAGTCCGCTGACAGCGGCTTGCAGACCACCAACACCCGGTTTCCGACCATTTAGTCCGTTAACAGCGGCTTGCAGACCGCCAACACACGGTTTTCCACCATTTAGTCCGTTGGTAGCGGCTTGCAGCCGGAAAAGGTATGCTCCCCCGCAAATATGCCCTAGAAAAGGCAAAAAAGCTGCCCATAGATCAATTATGGGACAGCTCCTTAGTTTTATTCCATTTACTGTTTGAGCAATTCTAGGAACTCTGCACGAAGTGCAGCACTTTGACGGAATTGACCTCTTACAGCTGAAGTAATTGTCTTACTACCCGGTTTCTTAACCCCGCGAGAACACATACAGAGATGCTCACCCTCAACGACGACCATAACTCCATGAGGAACAAGTACTTCATCAAGGATGTCCGCGATTTGAGAAGTAATTCTTTCCTGTACCTGCAAACGCCGCGACACCGCCTCAACGAGCCGAGCAAGCTTGCTAAGACCTGCGATCTTCCCACTTGGAATATATCCGATATGTGCCTTGCCGAAGAAAGGCGCCATGTGGTGCTCGCATTGGCTATAGTAAACAATATCCTTAACGATGACTAGCTCTTCATGCTTCTCATCGAAAGTTACGCCGAGAACATCCCTTGGATCAACTGCATAACCAGCAAATATTTCCTCGTACATCCGAGTTACGCGCGCAGGAGTCTCAATAAGCCCTTCCCGTTCGACATCTTCGCCAATTAGCTTTAAGATTTCACGAATGTGATGCTCTACTTGCTCACGATTTTGAGATACTTGATCATTAATGTAATCTTTGGCTCCCGACATGGTAATACCCCCTACTATCTGCGGAACTTTGGATTGTTTCTATTGTCTGGTTTTGGGCTAGCTTTTGGACTGCCGCCACCTGCATTTTGGTTTTTCATCATTTGTTGCGCTTTTGCAAGCTGTTGGCTATTCATGTTATAGCCCATTTGCTTAGCCATTTTTTGCAGCATTTCTGGGTTGTTCTGCATTTTCGTCATTTGGGAACGTAAGTAATACACCCCAACGATAAATCCAACAACTAATCCAACGATTAGTGTTAGTATCGGAATAATATAGGACCACATAATCAAACGCCTCCGAAATTTCATAATAAAACTTCTCAACCACCTAAATGTGTTAGAGAAGTGTGTCGTACTATGATAGCATGGCCGAACGATGAGGCGCAAACGAAATAGATGGATAACTAACTATGATAATACGGACTCTATGAAAACGGTCGGGTGCTGGGCTAAATCTATTTCATTATACCCTACCGCTTCATCGCCTTCCTTATCGATAACACGTACGATCGGCCTGCCTGGCAGCCCGCGATGCTGTCCAACGACAACCCCAGTCTGACGATTCGATAGCCTCACAGAAATGCCATTAGGATAGATAGAGACGATTCGCATAAACTGCACCAGCACCTCGTGATCCAGCACTGTCCCAGACATTGCATTTAACCGTTCGCATGCTTCGTGTGGCATTAACGATCCTTCTACATCAGAAGAATAGATGAAATTGTCATAAATATTTGCTACAGCCGTTATCTTGGCATAAGTGTGGATGTCATCACTTGTTAATCCGCGCGGAACCCCACTGCCATCCATAGCCTCATGATGCTGGAAAGCAACATGCGCGATAAGTAAGCTGTACTCGCGTTTGTTTTTTAATAAATCGAATCCCCGCCATGAATGATGCATTCGTCCCTCCTGAACCTCAGGAGCTCCCAGCTTGCCGATATCGTGCAATAAGGCGCCAATCGATAGTTCCTTAAGCTGAATCATATTTAAACCCATGTTAAGCCCTATCAATGAAGAGATCATACAGACATTCATCGCATGCAGGAACATCGCGTTGTCAGCGGAACGAATATCTGATAAATGAATCAATATATTCTGGTTTCTTAGGACGTCATCCAGCAAATCGTCCACCGTTTGCCCAACTGCCTTTGAGCTAAAGTTCTTACCCGATTTCAAAGCCTCGAACATTTCGGACATTTGATGAATAACAGCCCGCTTCGTTTCTTCAGACAGCACTTCCTCATGAGAAATATCTCTGTACAATGGATTGTCGATATAGATGGTTGTGACGCCAATCCGCTTTAGTGTGCTTATCATATAGACTGTTAATTGGACTCCAGTCGAGAGCAATACCGTACCATTGGAGGAAAAGATAGTCTTGCCCAATATTTGGCCCGGTTCTACCGTCTCGATATCAACTAATTTCATGCTTTTATCTCTCCTACCTATGCGCGGTGTTTTTTCAAGGATGTCTTACTCTATATTTCGGCAAAAAAGACACTCAAGTTTATGCACCGAAAGAGGAATTCCAGCTTATTTCCTCGGAAATAACAAATAAAGCCTATACAACCGACAAAGCTCGTTCTATTGCTGATAGTACTTCGACTTCCTTCTCTGATGTCTGGGCTTTACGTAGGTATTCCAACGCTTCATCGGAGCCAATTCGTCCGAGAGCCCAAGCAGCAGCTTCTCTTAGCACAGGACGCGGATCTTCTCTTAACACCTCAGCAATATCCGGAACAGACTCCTGATCACGAAAATTTCCTAGTGCAATAAGAGCATTTCGTTGAATAGGCTTACGTCCACGCCAAGATGCTGAGCCCATGCCAAATTTTTCGCGGAATTCGCGATTTCCCATCTTGAGTAGAGGACGGAGCAAAGGCTTGGCAACCTCCGGATCAGGTATAAGCTCCTCATGATGGCGCATATCGATTTTACGATTAACAGGACAGACGATCTGACACGTATCGCAGCCATATAATCGATTTCCGATTTTTAGCTTCATCTCATCATCTACAAACCCCTTAGTCTGAGTGATGAAGGAAATACACTTTTGTGCATTCAGTTGGCCTGGACCAACGAGTGCGCCCGTCGGACATGCATCAATGCACAAGGTACAGTCCCCACAACCGTCCACATCTAATATCGCCTTGTCTGGAGGGAGGGGAAGATCCGTAAGCATCTCCCCCAGGTAGACCCATGAGCCAAGCTCTGGCGTGATGATAGAGCAGTTTTTCGCGCTCCAGCCGATACCTGCGCGTTCCGCGACGGCACGGTCTGAGAGGGCGCCTGTATCTACCATAGACATTAGCTTCGCATGAGGCAATCTTGCGTGGATCCATTCTGATAGCTTGGCCAATCTTCGCCGTAGCGCTTGATGATAGTCCTCACCCCACGCAGAACGTGACAGAATTCCCCTACGCTTACCTGGTTCAGATACTGGAGCCCCCTTCATCTTCGATGGATAGGCCACAGCAATGGCGATTATAGATTTGGCTTCCGGCAGCAGCAATGTAGGCGTAGTCCTTAAATCCAGATCCGGCTCTTCAAAGCCTGATTCGTGCCCTAGCTCACGGTGACGAATAAGCCGCTCTCTAAGCTCCAAGAAAGGCTCAGCTGTCGTGATTCTAAGCTTATCAATGCCCATGCTGCTAGCTTCTGCAATCATCTCATCTTTGAATTGCTGCCAATCTACGTTTACATCGTGCGTTGAAAATTCGATCACAGCTTAGCCCATCGACTTACAGGCCATATTATGAAGTCTGCCCTACCTTTGATGAGATCCTCGGGTACTTCCTTAAACGCACGACTGTCCTTACTCGCCCGCATATGTCGATTATCTCCGAGAACAAAATAGTGTCCAGGACTAACCGTGGTCGGGCCATAATCCCCATCTTCTATTTTGGCATCCGTATAGGACTCAACTGATAGGTTCCCGTTTATATAAAGCTCGCCACTGCGAATTTCCAAAGTATCTCCTGGCATCGCAACTATTCGTTTAACAAGATATTCCTTGCGGTCTGAACCCTCACTTGGATCCTTCAGGATAACAACATCTCCGCGGTCAAGACTGCCGAATTCCATCGCAATTTTGTTTATGAATAACCATTCATTCTCATGAAGCGTAGGTTCCATCGATATTTTCTTTACAGTTGAAAGCTGAAAGACGAAAGCCCTTAGCAGCAGCACGATAACGACAGCCACGATTAATGCCTTGGACCAATCCCATAGCTCCTTGCGCCAGCCACTAAGTTTAACTTTATTTTCCGAACGCTTTCTGCTAACGGGAGCCACAGGCTCCACTTGTTGTCTCAAGGCTATCCCTTCTCTCCTTCAGCGTTCAGCTGTTTTTTCCATTGTCATATATAGTAACAAATTTCGGCATCGCCGAAAAAAACATTTCTATTCTTTATTATAGCCTCCCTATAAGAAAAGCATATCTCCCCGCCAAAAGCAATGGCGCTAAAGATATGCTTTCAAGAGAGTCCATTCACAGTAGACTTAACCAGCTACAATGGAAAGCGGCTGCGTTAACTGTACGAAATCGATTGGCTTCAAACCAAGCGAATCGTAAAATGGTCGCAAAAGTTCGTTATGCTTGTCCCCTGCAATGAGAACCTTCAGCACATTGCGCTGACGGAACCGATTGTTCATGTTTGATACGAGAGCTCGTCCCACGCCTTGGCGTCTATAATCCATCTGGACAGCTATTCGATACACATAACCCTTTTGTTTATCTATCGTTCCAATTAGTACCCCAGCGATGTTGCCTGCTTCTTCTGCAACAAGCACCAACTCGCTGTCCCAAGACAACTGCCGGGCAAAAGCCCCCATTGTCTCTTCACAGCATTCCTCCGATAATACTTCCTCCAGAAGCTCAGCAACCGACCTGTAGTCTGACAATTGGAAAGAACGAATCTGCATGCTGTACAATTCCCCCGGGTTAAAAGAAGTTTACATCCAGTTGACGATCTTCTAATTTTACGACAATTTAGCGAAATTTCTAGCTTTTTTATTAAAAAAACATAAATTTTTTCGTAAAAACAGTAGAAAACATGATGTAAACGCTTTAAAAGAGATGATTTCTGGTGATAATTAGCTATTAACGAGATTAAATAGCGAATTTCAGACTTATATGCAGGATAATTGAACCAGAGATGGATAGAATAACTGAGCTACTATTTCTGAATCTATGTCACAACTGCCCGACTTTTGACTTTTTATACATCTATGTTGATTTAATCAAAAGGATAAGGGATAATAATAAATGTGAGCAACAAAAGCTACATATTAGATCACAAATAATAGGAGGTTTTACCAATGGCACACGAATTGCCCGCTCTTCCTTACGCAACAGACGCACTTGAACCGAACATCGATACGGCAACGATGGAAATCCATCACGGTCGTCATCACAATGCGTATGTAACAAACCTGAACAATGCTTTGAAATCCGCACCTGAATTAGAGAGCAAAAGCGTTGAAGATTTGATCGCTGATCTGAACGCTGTTCCTGAAAGCATTCGTACTGCTGTTCGTAACAACGGCGGCGGACATGCTAACCACTCCTTGTTCTGGAAAACAATCAGCCCAAGCGGCGGCGGCGCACCATCCGGCGCTCTAGCAGCGGCTATTGATAGCGAGCTTGGTGGATTCGACAAGTTCAAAGAAACTTTCGCAGCTGCTGGTGCTACTCGCTTCGGTTCTGGCTGGGCTTGGCTTGCACTTGATAAAGACGGAAAGCTGAAAGTATACAGCCTACCAAACCAAGATAGCCCAATCATGGAAGGCGATACTCCACTTGTTGGTCTTGATGTATGGGAGCACGCTTACTACCTGAAATACCAAAACAAACGCCCTGACTACATTGCTGCTTTCTGGAATGTTGTTGACTGGAACGCAGTTGGCGCAATCTACGACGCTGCGAAGTAATCTTTAATATGTTGGTGCGGGGAATTATCCATGTACCAGCATTAGAACCCGCTTTTTGTTGGATGGTAATTACATCTCACCAAAAAGCGGGTTCTTTGTGTGATTTTTTGGACTTTATTTGCCTCAAATCGATGAAAAAAAGAGGGGAAGTATCTCCTGTAGGAGCGAAGCGTTTGTCTTTGAGATCGTGAAATCTCCTTGTTACGAGTTTACCCATTCAGATTTCACGATCTCAATCAACAACCGGAAGGAGATACATCCCCGCAAAACCATTATCGATATAAAAAAACAGCCCATAAGTTCGTCACTTATGGGCCAGCCTCTTTTTGTGTAAGTATAGCTTCTAAAAGTAATTAATTAAACTCACTATTATCCAATAGTCCATCCAGCTCTGAAGTAACATTATCAATCATTTGCACGAATGATGTCAGCTCCTGCGAGCTAGCCGCTTGCTCTCTAGAGAACCTTACCGTTTCCTCACTGCCTTGCTTAACCTCTGATAGGGTCAGCTGAATTTCCTTGAGTAATTTCTGTATCGTTACCAAGGATACCTTTGAATGGCTTGCCAGCTTCCGAATTTCGTTGGCCACCACTTCAAATCCAAGCCCAGCTTCTCCTGCCCTTGCCGCTTCAAGCGCTGCGTTCAAGCCAATCAGATGCGTCTGATCAGATATTTCACGCATAGCGGAACCAAGCTCATGAATCTCCTCAATGTTACGGGAAAGCTGTCCAACCTTCGCATGCGAATTCTCTTGAACAGCTGCCGTATGGGATGCATTAGTAGCAACCATGCTGCTGCTAGCGTTCAGTTCAACCATCATCGAGGATAGCTCCTGCACTACAGAGCTCACTTTGGTTAACATATACTCACGTGCCTCGACCAATTTTATTACTTTTGCTTTCTCATCATCCTCGTAAGCTTCGAGTACGATTTGAGAGTCAAGATTAAACATTTTACTCAAACAATAAGTAATTTTCACCCATTCATCTGGAACGATTTTCTTAAGGTGCTCCGTAGCAATATCCAAATATAAAACATATGTACCCAGATACCAATTCGTCGTCAGCCCGATACGTGAATGCACTTTACCTATGTACAAACGCTTAGTAAAAAACTCTTCGTCAATTACACCATCAGTCAAAGACTGAAAATACCATTGCTGTGTTTTCTTCAATCCTTCAATTGTACTATGTGATTGAATGAGCTTTAGTAATTCTGGTTGCTCCGTAATTCGATCATAGAGCTCATCCACAACCGCTTTCGTAATTTCGGAAAATATTGCCTGCTTCGTCTTTAAGTAAGCCAAATCTTCCTCACGAATTCCGATGTAGCTTAACTGCTTTAATCTAGCACTGTTTACTTGAATCATTAAAGTACCCCCCTCACGGATGTCGTCCCTTTAAGAGTGGCTTGAATCCGATGATCCGTCAAGCTGAAATTTCATAACATTACCATTTAGGTCCCTCGCCAATGAATCTAGTGATTCAGATGAGCTTGCTGTTTGCTCAGCTGCTGCAGCTGTCTGTTCGCATATAGCGGCGATAGATTCGATGTGCTGCATAACCTCTAGCGATTGAGCAGCTTGTTCCTCACTAGCAGCTGCAATGTCTTCTGCTTGCCTTGAAACCTCACCTACCATTGCTACAATTCTCTCTAGTGACTCTCCCGTCTGCTTTGAGAGCAGGGACGTTTCCGCAACATGATTAATGCTTACTTGGGTACTGTCTTGCATCCCACGAATAATGGCACCAATCTGCTTCGTAGCTACTCCACTGCGTTCCGCAAGCTTGCGTACCTCGTCGGCAACGACTGCAAATCCCCTTCCCTGTTCCCCAGCCCTGGCCGCTTCGATTGCAGCATTTAGTGCCAGCAGATTTGTTTGTTCTGATATTTCCGTTATGACGTCTATAATCTCTCCGATGTTGTTAGAATCCTTCTCAAGCTCTGTCATTTTATTAGTCAGACGCTCCATACTATTAATCGATGCTTGAACAGCTTTTCCGCCCGCAATCGCACCTTCATTTGTTTTCTCGGTCAATTCTGCCGTATTCTGAGCTCTCTGAGCAACGGTATTAACAGCTTGTGACAGCTCCTTGATTAGCTCAACAGCAGTACGTGCAGATTCTGCTTGCTGTAAGCTGCCTCTAGCTACCTCCTCCGTTGTCGAGGATATTTCAGATGCAGCTCCTGTCACACTATTGGAAGCTATCACGGTCTGTCCGATCAATGCTCTTAAGCTCTCAATCATTTGATTTAATAAGGCTGATAACTTGCCGAATTCGTCACCCGATCTTACCGTTAGCTTACGCGATAGATTACCATCTGCCACCTGTTGAGATAGGCTGACCACCGCGTTAATATTACGAATAACCATTAACCGGACTATGACAATTAGAATGATAATAATTCCAGCTATAGCAATTAGGGAGATGATAAGGGAAGTAACCATACTTGCTTGATAATCTTTCATAATATAAGACTTAGGGACAACCGTTTCTACAAACCAAGTCACAGATGAATTTCCCAGCTTGATTTGTTCAAAGTTACGTAATACTTCCTTCCCATTTGCATCCTTATTATAAACCTTTTCCATTCCTTGCTTAACCTCATTAAAGATTGCTTGATCGTAATAGGGCTCCGTTGCCTTTTCCTTCACATTCCCATTGGCAACATAATGACCTCCATCGGAAACAATCGTCACATAGCCTTCATTCGGTTTAGACGCAGCGACCTCTTTAACAAGAGAATCTAAAGAAAGATCGGCCCCGATAACACCTAGAAATCGACCATCTGGATTTAGAATGGGGTAGCTAATAGAAGCAATCATAGTATCTATTCCATCCACCTTGTACCAGTAGGGCTCCGTCAGTGCTGTTTGTTTTGTCTTCTTAGGAATGGAATAAAAAGTCGCTGCTTCAGTATCATAATCTCTTACTGGCTCAATAATAATTCCCTCACCATTTCGTACCGCATAAGGAATAAGCCTGCCCGTGTCATCATCATAGGGTGTTTTCTCCATATTACTTTTGTCCTTTTCGTCGAAGGCATTGGGCTCCCAAATGGTATAAACCCCCATTATTCCTGGCCGCGCTTCAAGCGAATGCTGCAGAAGCTGAACAACCTGCTCCCTGCTCATATTTTTCCGATCCTTGGCCTCAAGCAATGATACCGATAAAGATGACAGCATTGAATCTATGCGATCTAATTCTGATTGAAACTTTCTCGCGAAGTGGCTACCCTCATGCTTAGCTTCTATTTCACCTTTGGATACAGTAATGGATCTTAACTGACTTAAGTTCACAGATACTAGTATGAGGAAAACGACAGCTACGGTGAGCGTAACTGCACCTCCTAATTTCCAAGCTAATCCCAGCCTCTTATACCAAGCCATTAATGAACGCTCCCCTCTTCCATTTCACAGAAACCACTAAATGCCAGAAGCTTGTCTATTTCTAATAGCATAGTCAGATCGTCTCCTCGCTTATGAATCCCGGTAAGGAATTCCGAGGTAACATTAGCTAATCTTACAGAAGTTTCCTCCACCTCATTGTTCGGCATATTAAATACTTCCATTACGGAATCTACTAGTACTCCGACTTGACTATCATTGACTTTCATAATAATAATTCTTGAATCATCATTAATCTGAGCGGCTTCCATCCCCAAGCATTGTGAAAGATCTACAGCAGGTAATACAGAGCCCCTCAGATTAAAAAGGCCAAGCATCTGAGAAGGACTTGTTGCTGTACTAGTTAGATTTGGTACTCTAATAATTTCTTTCACCTTATCAATATCAAGCGCATAGAGTTGATTGCTTAAGGCGAATGTTATTTTCTTAGCGTACTGAACAGCTTCAATGTCCTGCATCCTATTATTCTTGTTATTAATTACTGTACCTGCATCTCTAACTACAGCATTTACATCTAAGATGTAAGCGATGCTCCCATTGCCCAATATTGACGAGCCCGAAACATAATGAACCTGTCCCAGATATGATGAGAGTGCCTTCATCACAATTTCCTGATTAGCAACAAGTCGATCTACATAAAGGCAAACCCGCTTCTCAGCAGCTCCAATCATAACTGCATAGCCTTTATTATTACTATTGGGTCGAGTCCGCAGTTTATCGTGAAGCCTAACAAGCGGGAAAATATCTCCTCTAACCGTACAAATTTCTTTGCCATGCACACTTTGAATGTCAGCTGAATTTAATTGGAACGTCTCCAGCACATGCACTAGCGGTATAGCAAAGGTGAGCTTGCCAATCTCTACAAGTAAAGAGCGAGTAATAGCCAGAGTAAGGGGAAGCTTGATCGTAAGTGTAGTACCCTTACCTAAAGTCGTATCAATATCTACAAGTCCATTCAATTTCTCGATATGTGATCGAACAATATCCATGCCAACACCCCGGCCCGACAATTCAGTAACCTGCTCAGCTGTTGACATTCCTGAATGGAAAATAAGCGAAATGATTTCTTTATCCGACATCCTAGACGCTTCTTCTGTACTAATAAACCCTTTCTGAATAGCCTTTTGTTTAATCTTGTTAGGATCAATTCCACGTCCATCATCCTGTACTCTAATAACAATGGCTGACTCCTGGTGACTAGCTTGCAGGAGAAGCTCCCCTTTGCGTGGCTTACCTAACCTCTCGCGCTCGTCCGGTGACTCTAATCCATGATCTGCTGCATTACGGAGTATATGTATAAGTGGATCACTAATTTCTTCAATTAATGTGCGGTCTAGCTCCGTTTCCTTGCCCTCTATAGAGAAATTGATCTCTTTGCCTGCTTGCTGTGACAAATCCCTTACAAGACGCGGAAAACGATTAAACAGCTGTTCAATAGGGAGCATTCTGGTTTTCATCAGACCCTCTTGTAGCTCGGCAATAACTCGGTTCAAGTGGTCTGTCACCTCGCCCAGCATGGCAACTTCAGTCTCTTGCCTGTACTTCTCATCCAGCCTCTTACGAACCTCTTGAAGCCTTGTGTTATCAATGATTAGCTCACCGACCAAATTGAGCAAATGCTCTAACCGCTTCACATCTACTCTTACGGTCTGCTGCACTTGGACTTTAGCTTCTATACCTACTTCCGGCTTTACTGCATTAGCCATTGAGCTATTAGTCGTTGCTGACACACCTTCTTCAGTCTCTAATACCGTATCAAAAATCGATACACAAGCATCGCTAATTTGCGATAGCTGTAACACATTATTGCAGATGACTTCTGATGAATAAGAAGAAGCAACCACGAAAGATATAGGAGATGAAAGCAGAAGATCTTCTTTGTCCCACTTGCTCATGGGAGGGTAAATACCAACAACCTCTCCCGTCTCGCTTAAAGTACGATGAACTAACAATCCTCGTACTTTCGGCATATCCGCATCACTTGATAAAGAAACTTCAACCTCATACAAAGGAATCTCTTCTTTTCTTTTCCGTGCCATCTCCTCCAGCTCCAGGTAGCTCCAGCGCTCTTGATCAGACATCCTGTCCAATCTCTCCTGCTCGACCTCCTCCGTTACTGACTCCATCGAGGCATTATCATAATGGTTGATCATGCAACGATCAAGTGCTTGTAGCAGCGACTCGTTCGAATGCTCCTCCATCTCACCTTGCTTAAGGGATTCCCGCTGTATTTTCAGAAAATCGATGCAATCAAACAAAGTGTTAATAAGCGAACCCTCAATAGAAAGCTGGTCTTGCCGTAGTAAATCGAACACACTCTCCACCTTATGGGTTACCTCTTTCATCTGATGAAAGCCCATGGCTGCCGAGGAGCCCTTTAAGGTATGAGCCGCGCGAAATATTCTTTGG
This portion of the Cohnella abietis genome encodes:
- a CDS encoding HD-GYP domain-containing protein, with translation MRGIVLQTERSAQEFKHDSYVIGKMDHLQSKHKETYRHCVRVALLGEKLASALNMDPLSKAKLVRGCFIHDVGKIMISNQILDSNKPLSAEEWDLIKQHPRFGADILLETLELEEEVIELVLHHHERWDGKGYPHGLKGEEIPLLARVCSVVDAFDSMLAERPYRRRKTVEEAMCELERNMGTQFDPLIVQRFIPLLNEVSIMYIFR
- a CDS encoding tyrosine-type recombinase/integrase; translated protein: MNIRVLESNALSSLEHGFSNKGQQEEYNDDQIVNMFLTVCGLSLHTLRNYKRAICHFREFIPNLTLKDVTWKEVEAYKLGLMRGISSYSNKPLAPASVSALIAPLKSLYKWGSDSNIGIFTKNPTSSIRLPQVMVTSRKHFLTQREVGSLLNQLYQQSLRNYLIGLSLVTLGLRVSELSNIKWGDFSTDPIGNSVWLNVERGKGGKSRDVKIPRSLWTVFQSYKKQAETKTPLDSSSSVFSITTRQIERIIQEAGKQSIETKLPTPHWLRHTSATLALLKGASLQQVQETLGHTHINTTQRYLHTVEQLEKAAPDFVEECLMDFIQL
- the folE gene encoding GTP cyclohydrolase I FolE, with the protein product MSGAKDYINDQVSQNREQVEHHIREILKLIGEDVEREGLIETPARVTRMYEEIFAGYAVDPRDVLGVTFDEKHEELVIVKDIVYYSQCEHHMAPFFGKAHIGYIPSGKIAGLSKLARLVEAVSRRLQVQERITSQIADILDEVLVPHGVMVVVEGEHLCMCSRGVKKPGSKTITSAVRGQFRQSAALRAEFLELLKQ
- a CDS encoding YneF family protein: MWSYIIPILTLIVGLVVGFIVGVYYLRSQMTKMQNNPEMLQKMAKQMGYNMNSQQLAKAQQMMKNQNAGGGSPKASPKPDNRNNPKFRR
- a CDS encoding HD-GYP domain-containing protein, which produces MKLVDIETVEPGQILGKTIFSSNGTVLLSTGVQLTVYMISTLKRIGVTTIYIDNPLYRDISHEEVLSEETKRAVIHQMSEMFEALKSGKNFSSKAVGQTVDDLLDDVLRNQNILIHLSDIRSADNAMFLHAMNVCMISSLIGLNMGLNMIQLKELSIGALLHDIGKLGAPEVQEGRMHHSWRGFDLLKNKREYSLLIAHVAFQHHEAMDGSGVPRGLTSDDIHTYAKITAVANIYDNFIYSSDVEGSLMPHEACERLNAMSGTVLDHEVLVQFMRIVSIYPNGISVRLSNRQTGVVVGQHRGLPGRPIVRVIDKEGDEAVGYNEIDLAQHPTVFIESVLS
- the queG gene encoding tRNA epoxyqueuosine(34) reductase QueG, which encodes MIAEASSMGIDKLRITTAEPFLELRERLIRHRELGHESGFEEPDLDLRTTPTLLLPEAKSIIAIAVAYPSKMKGAPVSEPGKRRGILSRSAWGEDYHQALRRRLAKLSEWIHARLPHAKLMSMVDTGALSDRAVAERAGIGWSAKNCSIITPELGSWVYLGEMLTDLPLPPDKAILDVDGCGDCTLCIDACPTGALVGPGQLNAQKCISFITQTKGFVDDEMKLKIGNRLYGCDTCQIVCPVNRKIDMRHHEELIPDPEVAKPLLRPLLKMGNREFREKFGMGSASWRGRKPIQRNALIALGNFRDQESVPDIAEVLREDPRPVLREAAAWALGRIGSDEALEYLRKAQTSEKEVEVLSAIERALSVV
- the lepB gene encoding signal peptidase I, yielding MRQQVEPVAPVSRKRSENKVKLSGWRKELWDWSKALIVAVVIVLLLRAFVFQLSTVKKISMEPTLHENEWLFINKIAMEFGSLDRGDVVILKDPSEGSDRKEYLVKRIVAMPGDTLEIRSGELYINGNLSVESYTDAKIEDGDYGPTTVSPGHYFVLGDNRHMRASKDSRAFKEVPEDLIKGRADFIIWPVSRWAKL
- a CDS encoding GNAT family N-acetyltransferase — its product is MQIRSFQLSDYRSVAELLEEVLSEECCEETMGAFARQLSWDSELVLVAEEAGNIAGVLIGTIDKQKGYVYRIAVQMDYRRQGVGRALVSNMNNRFRQRNVLKVLIAGDKHNELLRPFYDSLGLKPIDFVQLTQPLSIVAG